The Methanobrevibacter sp. region CTAATGATCCGGAAATAATCATTACAAATCCAAAAAATCCAAGGATTACCGGAAGAATATGGGAAAAAATTGTTGTTCCAATCATTGTCATTTTAAATCACTACTATAATTTTCATTTTTTAATTATATAAATATAACTTTAATAAGTTTTTTATTATTGGAATTTCAAATATTAAATATATGAGAATCGATGTACATCATCATCACAAAAATGCAAGCGAGAATCTGGCTTTTGTTTTCTTTATGAATCTGGCTTTTAATATTATCGTCATTGTTGGAGGTATTGCAACAAACAGTATGGCGATACTTGCTGATTGTATTCATGACATGTCCGATACTATTTCCATTGCTTTTTCATGGTTTTTGGAACATATTGCTCAAAAGGATTCCAGTGATAAATATTCCTACGGTTATCAGAGGTTTTCGATTCTTGGTGCAGTAATAGTTTCTGTTTTTGTTATTTTTATGGCATTCATCATTCTTTCTGAAGCAGTTCCTAGATTATTTGCACCTGAAAGCGTTGATGCAGGAGGTATGCTTGCTGTTGCAGTTATCGGAATAATATTTAAATCAATTTCTGTTCACAGATTACATGATGGCGAAACATTTAGCGAAAAAGCTATTTTATTTCATCAGCTTGGTGATGTTTTTGAATGGGTGGCCATTTTAATTTTGAGTCTGGTTTTGATGTTTTGGGATGGCGCATCTTATTTGGATCCTTTCATATCAATAGGCATTGCTTTGTGGCTGTTATTTAATCTCGGAAGGAACTTGTATAAGTCTTTTGAGGTTTTACTTCAAAAAACACCGAATCATTTTGATGTTGAGGAATTTAAACAGGGTGTTTTAAATATTGAAGGGGTAAAATCTTTTGATGATTTTCATGTATGGTCACTTGACGGCATTGATTCGGTTTTAACATTAAAAGTTTCAATTGAAAATTTTAATAATCAGGAAAAAATAAAAAAGGAAATTCATAATTTGTCATCTGAGTATCATATTGTTGATATTACTGTCGAATTTGATTAAATTTGTTATTTTTATATAAATTTTTAGATAAAAATCCATTTTTTTTAAACGATTAGTAGATAATCTATTAATTTTTTCCAATCAAAATTTGATAAAATATAAAAATAATAATATACTATTAAAAACAATTATTTACTTGGTGTAATTACATGATTGCCTTTAAAAAAGCAGGGTGTTTTGCACTTGTTAGACAAATTTTATAATATAAATTATATTGTTAATTTATTTGTTGAATTATGGTGAATTTTACATGGTAAAAAAAGGAACTGATGTATTAAAAGAAGGCTTCGCTAAAATGACAAAAGGCGGAGTTATTATGGATGTAGTAAATGCAGAACAAGCAGGAATTGCAGAAGATGCCGGTGCTGTAGCTGTAATGGCTCTTGAAAAAGTACCTGCAGATATCCGTGCTGCCGGAGGAGTGGCCAGAATGGCTGATCCGACTATTGTGGAAGAAGTTGTAGATGCAGTATCTATTCCTGTTATGGCAAAAGCTAGAATTGGTCATATTGCCGAGGCGCAAATCTTGGAGACTCTTGGTGTGGACATGATTGATGAAAGCGAAGTTCTCACACCAGCTGATGAAGAGTATCATATCAATAAAAAAGAATTCACTATTCCTTTTGTATGCGGTGCACGTAACTTGGGTGAAGCGTTAAGAAGAATCGATGAAGGTGC contains the following coding sequences:
- a CDS encoding cation diffusion facilitator family transporter, yielding MRIDVHHHHKNASENLAFVFFMNLAFNIIVIVGGIATNSMAILADCIHDMSDTISIAFSWFLEHIAQKDSSDKYSYGYQRFSILGAVIVSVFVIFMAFIILSEAVPRLFAPESVDAGGMLAVAVIGIIFKSISVHRLHDGETFSEKAILFHQLGDVFEWVAILILSLVLMFWDGASYLDPFISIGIALWLLFNLGRNLYKSFEVLLQKTPNHFDVEEFKQGVLNIEGVKSFDDFHVWSLDGIDSVLTLKVSIENFNNQEKIKKEIHNLSSEYHIVDITVEFD